Proteins co-encoded in one Montipora capricornis isolate CH-2021 chromosome 12, ASM3666992v2, whole genome shotgun sequence genomic window:
- the LOC138027933 gene encoding uncharacterized protein, translating to MHLVLVHGYLLGGSGSNVYTANIAKSWKQQGYAVTVVCQDPRADRLDFVDEFFLGTEKIPSFAPKGGCLRVVVPDINGLLLVYWPDLYEGYQVKTMVNCSLEEIEANIEGTVAGLKKVIAQGVDFILANHSILAPVITKRATQGTGIPYDIKIHGSSIIFSVKNRSELRKYAVEGIKSCRKLIVGAGYMAGFVEETFQLEKEEMRLLSKTVIIPPGMDPEVFTLGGSARERQEAFLKSVSDFIKKKPDGRRVDKISFPDNNYLADDLNKALVQVVESYDLRAADSDLCERWIPLEEDEPVICFFGKFQETKGVGEILMAFPSILEKIPEARLLLIGYGGNREHLEGMLTALVQGNFEAFIAYATAGDFVDIPSNAKKMFRGIPPGRVTMTGLLEHAQLKEILPICSLSITGSKALESFGMVSVEAMSAGVLPLCHDHTGISDVIEAVKEVDADLAEIMRIQIRAGGKNVADGAYLIETLPDKVLSALHFLYPNGFSDHSKRREVSAKLRDIAMAKFSWDVISKKILEQ from the coding sequence ATGCATCTCGTTTTAGTACACGGTTACTTGCTTGGCGGATCTGGTTCTAATGTCTACACAGCAAACATTGCTAAATCGTGGAAGCAGCAGGGATATGCTGTGACGGTAGTTTGCCAGGATCCCAGGGCAGACCGCCTTGATTTCGTCGATGAATTCTTCCTTGGCACAGAGAAAATTCCCTCTTTCGCACCTAAAGGAGGTTGTTTGCGAGTTGTGGTGCCAGACATAAATGGCCTTTTACTGGTGTACTGGCCCGATTTATACGAGGGATATCAAGTAAAAACAATGGTGAATTGCTCATTAGAGGAGATTGAAGCGAACATAGAAGGTACAGTGGCAGGATTGAAGAAAGTGATCGCTCAAGGCGTCGATTTCATCCTCGCGAATCACTCCATCCTGGCCCCTGTTATCACCAAACGTGCAACACAAGGCACTGGAATACCTTACGATATCAAAATACATGGTAGCTCCATTATTTTCTCGGTTAAAAACCGCAGCGAGTTAAGGAAATACGCTGTGGAAGGAATCAAAAGCTGTCGCAAGTTGATTGTGGGGGCGGGGTACATGGCTGGTTTCGTGGAAGAAACGTTCCAACTCGAGAAGGAAGAGATGAGGTTATTGAGCAAAACCGTGATAATTCCACCTGGTATGGACCCAGAAGTCTTCACACTTGGGGGCTCCGCAAGAGAAAGACAGGAAGCGTTCTTAAAAAGCGTGTCAGactttattaaaaagaaaccTGACGGCAGACGAGTGGATAAGATCTCTTTCCCCGACAACAACTACTTAGCGGATGACTTAAACAAGGCTTTGGTGCAGGTAGTGGAGTCGTACGACCTCAGAGCTGCCGATTCTGATCTTTGTGAGCGTTGGATTCCTCTTGAAGAAGATGAGCCAGTTATTTGCTTCTTTGGCAAATTTCAAGAAACCAAAGGGGTTGGAGAAATCCTTATGGCTTTTCCTTCTATCCTGGAGAAGATCCCGGAAGCTCGGCTGTTGCTGATAGGTTATGGAGGCAACCGTGAGCATTTAGAAGGAATGCTGACAGCCTTAGTTCAGGGGAATTTTGAAGCCTTCATAGCATATGCCACAGCGGGTGATTTTGTGGATATCCcatcaaatgcaaaaaaaatgtttcgtgGGATTCCTCCAGGAAGGGTCACTATGACAGGTCTTCTGGAGCATGCCCAGTTAAAGGAAATTCTCCCGATATGTAGCCTGTCTATTACAGGATCCAAAGCCCTGGAATCCTTTGGGATGGTGTCAGTAGAGGCTATGTCCGCTGGAGTTTTACCACTTTGTCACGACCACACTGGAATATCCGATGTTATTGAGGCCGTAAAAGAGGTGGACGCTGATTTGGCAGAGATCATGCGCATCCAGATTCGTGCAGGCGGCAAAAACGTAGCTGATGGTGCATATCTCATAGAGACCTTGCCAGATAAAGTGCTGAGTGCTCTCCATTTCCTGTACCCAAATGGCTTCAGTGACCACAGCAAGAGAAGGGAAGTGTCAGCTAAGCTGAGGGATATCGCCATGGCCAAGTTCTCTTGGGATGTTATCTCAAAGAAAATTTTAGAACAATGA